The following coding sequences lie in one Populus trichocarpa isolate Nisqually-1 chromosome 14, P.trichocarpa_v4.1, whole genome shotgun sequence genomic window:
- the LOC18105183 gene encoding spindle and kinetochore-associated protein 1 homolog, protein MDVKQAGSSLDSLISSFNTRIAELQELVIARNMYPASSVTDLKAVDAALKAMELQVQAIKDRLREETLAIPKAKKLIEASLRQQKKLQSMSVHVPERTTFSNSEINNRSILPEASNQLPGFGPLKPEEPVATHKEKKGRSSPPLWYITAAELDSLSSYMRGRLTLDKVNAAINDMAAYADSNSQLITAPKKKLAENLWEKALELRDIAMTESIKGKHFFLETDMKGPSLKLDNTGKAILTVLRHLGRISETRIGHHRVIILSKPQT, encoded by the exons ATGGATGTGAAGCAAGCTGGTTCATCACTCGATTCACTGATTTCTTCATTCAATACTCGAATCGCTGAGTTACAAGAACTCGTTATTGCCCGAAACA TGTATCCAGCGAGCAGCGTCACCGATTTGAAGGCGGTGGACGCAGCATTGAAGGCGATGGAGCTGCAAGTGCAAGCTATCAAAGACCGCTTGCGTGAGGAGACCTTGGCGATCCCTAAAGCTAAA AAACTAATTGAAGCATCACTAAGGCAGCAGAAAAAATTGCAAAGTATGTCTGTACATGTGCCAGAAAGAACAACCTTCTCGAATTCGGAAATTAATAATAGAAG CATTCTGCCAGAAGCATCTAATCAACTTCCTGGTTTTGGTCCGTTGAAACCTGAGGAGCCTGTAGCAACACACAAG GAGAAGAAGGGTCGTAGCTCTCCACCATTGTGGTATATAACTGCTGCTGAGCTGGATTCCCTATCTTC ATACATGAGAGGAAGGCTCACCCTAGATAAGGTCAATGCAGCTATTAATGACATGGCAGCATATGCTGATTCAAATTCTCAGCTTATTACAGCCCCAAAGAAGAAG CTGGCAGAGAATCTCTGGGAAAAAGCATTG GAACTAAGGGATATTGCGATGACAGAATCaataaagggaaaacacttttttcttGAAACTGACATGAAAGGACCTAGCTTGAAGCTTGACAATACAGGAAAAGCGATTTTGACT
- the LOC18105184 gene encoding phosphatidate cytidylyltransferase 4, chloroplastic produces MASSSFVEIERFHLIPVLSATCPCHRPLLSKNSLILNRKKLNFDLLLNGSKTAVPVHAKRATAKRWLITSVARAEADSVDEDSSKEEVEKDHISPAKEDSVSQLQQKASQLKKRIIFGLGIGISAGGIVLAGGWVFTVALAAVVFVGAREYFELVRSRGITAGMTPPPRYVSRVCSVICAFMPVLTLYFGQIDIPVTFAAFVVAMALLLQRGNPRFSQLSSTIFGLFYCGYLPCFWVKLRCGLAAPALNTRIGTTWPVLLGGQAHWTVGLVATLISMSSIIAADTYAFIGGKAFGRTLLTRISPKKTWEGTIVGLGGCIATSVVLSKFFSWPTSLLSAIAFGFLNFFGSIFGDLTESMIKRDAGVKDSGSLIPGHGGILDRSDSYIFTGALAYSFVKAFLPLYGV; encoded by the exons ATGGCGTCCTCCTCGTTTGTAGAAATTGAGCGGTTCCATTTGATACCAGTACTGTCAGCAACTTGCCCCTGCCACCGTCCTCTATTATCTAAAAATTCCCTAATTCTCAATCGAAAGAAACTCAATTTCGATCTCCTCTTAAATGGATCCAAAACCGCAGTTCCGGTTCACGCTAAGAGGGCGACGGCGAAGCGGTGGTTAATTACGTCCGTGGCCAGAGCTGAGGCTGATAGCGTCGACGAAGACAGCAGCAAAGAG GAAGTCGAGAAAGATCATATTTCACCTGCAAAGGAGGATTCTGTTTCACAACTTCAACAAAAAGCGAGTCAACTGAAGAAAAGAATCATTTTTGGACTTGGGATTGGGATTTCTGCTGGAGGCATAGTATTAGCTGGAGGATGGGTTTTCACTGTAGCTTTAGCAGCCGTTGTATTTGTTGGTGCGCGTGAGTACTTTGAATTGGTTAGAAGTCGTGGAATCACTGCAGGAATGACTCCACCTCCTCGATATGTGTCACGAGTTTGCTCTGTTATTTGTGCTTTCATGCCTGTTCTTACCTT GTATTTTGGTCAGATTGATATTCCAGTGACATTTGCTGCTTTTGTTGTGGCAATGGCATTGCTTCTACAGAGAGGGAATCCTCGTTTTTCTCAGCTTAGTAGTACTATATTTGGGCTATTTTATTGTGGATATCTTCCTTGTTTCTGGGTGAAGCTTCGATGTGGTTTAGCAGCCCCTGCCTTGAACACAA GAATAGGAACAACATGGCCTGTTCTTCTTGGAGGACAAGCTCATTGGACTGTGGGTCTTGTAGCAACCTTGATTTCTATGAGCAGCATCATTGCAGCCGATACATATGCTTTTATAGGTGGCAAG GCATTTGGCAGGACACTCCTAACTAGAATTAGTCCAAAGAAGACATGGGAAGGAACAATTGTAGGCTTGGGTGGCTGTATAGCCACTTCGGTGGTATTGTCAAAGTTTTTTAGCTGGCCAACATCCTTGCTAAG TGCAATTGCTTTTGGGTTTCTAAATTTCTTCGGATCTATTTTTGGTGATCTCACGGAGTCAATGATCAAACGTGATGCAGGAGTCAAGGACTCTGGCTCATTAATACCTGGACATG GTGGGATACTGGACAGATCAGACAGTTACATTTTCACTGGTGCACTTGCGTACTCCTTCGTTAAAGCCTTCCTGCCACTTTATGgagtttga